Within the Phaseolus vulgaris cultivar G19833 chromosome 9, P. vulgaris v2.0, whole genome shotgun sequence genome, the region ggATCTCTCATATGCGACATAAACTAGATCAATATTATTCAATTAAGATTTGTTTTTGGGAAAGtttttacttttcattttttttctatttaatttatgTTCATGCTAGAGAGATGAGACCTAGAAAACTATTGGATGACTTAGTCTTCTTCCTTCCTTCATGCAGGTTGCTAGAGTTTCACTGTGATTCTTCTTGTCTCGATGTTACTCCTTCGGGTCTCGACCTCTGACTCAGGTGAATGCCAAATGAGGGAggtacctgcaaaagacaattcaacgctcaagttagtaaaaAAGGTATTCGACACTCAGGGGTGTACAGTGATGACGACGTACCTTTGTTTTTATAgtgtgtgttatttatattattttaatgaacttAACTTATTGGACCGGATTAGTGCAGTGGATCACACGTATTACCTAATTTTTAATGGTAGTTTAGCTTTACTAACCTTAATTTGAGAATTAATGAATTAGGTCTGTCGGTCAGCCTACACAATCGTGCAGGTCTCGATCAGTTAAATAAAAAGACCATCCACCATTACAGATTCATTTATGAATATCTTAATTTTATTCTAAGTTCAActagttaaaaatatttgtgtgATTAAAGATAGagatgaatataaaaaaatgataatagtATGCATCTATTGTTGTTGACTTGATATTTGTCATAACTCTGTAGAAACATAGTTTTCCGTTAATTGTTACTGCGATTCTGAGTTGATATATAAGAGTGATGGGTTAgataaatcataaaaataaatgtagGTAACGATGCGTCAGCTGAAAAAAACATAGATTTGTCAGTTGGGAGGTGAAAGCGGCTTTAATCATATTATCTGTTGTCCTTGTCCAACACCTGGAACACATTATTAATGGAATACGAAGAGACACCCAGTGTCCCATTCTACCAATTAACCAAATTAATTAGTTTGTGGATTAGGGTTTTAGCATTCCAACTTAACGGTCAAAACACCCTTCCCATTTAACCGTTTCTTCATTTTCAATTCACTCTTTGCTCCTTCGCAcacttctttcttttccttagcCCAATTCAGAAACTCAGCATTACTATTTACAACCATTGCTGAACGCTTCATGACACTGTCAGAACCACAATGGTAGAAGCTGCCATTTCAACGCCCAAAAAACTCTCGTCATCTCCTCGGTCACCGTCGCCATTCACGCCCAAACGCTCGCACTCTGTGGAGCAAAAGCGCCCCGGCACTAGCGGCTCTGCCCGCACGACGTCGTCTTCCGGCAAAACGTTTTCAAATTCCTCAACAACAAGAAGCCTATCCGTGTCGTTTCAGGGCGAGTCGTTCTGGATCACCGTCAACAAAGCCAAACCAACAACAAACAACATCGTTTCCTCTCCCAAACTCGTCGCGCCGAGAAAATCGGCGTTGGACGGCGCATCGTCTCCGCGAGGAGTTATAAATAGCAGAGGCCAGGTTTCTTTTATTCGTCCTGCTTCACCGAACAAGGTTTCTAATGCAGTACcaacctcttcttcttcttcccgaGGTGTGAGCCCCTTGAGGCTCAGAAGCGGGGCGTCCTATAACGGGTTCAACAAAGAGCCTTCTATTTTGAGTTTTGCCGTTGATGTTAAGAGAGGGAGGGTGGGAGAGAACAGAATTGTGGTGGCGCATTCGCTTAGGCTTCTCCATAACCGCCTCTTGCAGTGGCGTTTTGTCAACGCCAGAGCAGATTCTGATCTCTCTGTACAGAAATCCAATGCTGAGGTATGGTTTTATTTCAAAGATACTTAtagtttactattttttattttggatttgatTTCAAGAAGTGAATATATAGTTATAGCTTCCAAATCCTAAACTCGGTTCCTTCTTTCTCTGCCAGTTTGGCTTAGATAGATTAGACTAAATAATCTCTGCAGAACTTCACCGgagtttcttgagttttacaTTGAGATTAGGACTCTTGAAGGGGTGACAATTAGAGTTATCGTTAAATAGGCACAGTCAATTTAGGTAATGTCACGTCACACATGGTAGAAGTAGACCAGGTGTTCTTGTTGAATTCAGTTGACCATTAAAACTTTCAGGTCACACTGATTAAATAGAATTAACCAATTTAGGTTACGCATTGTAGAAGCTCGCtagaattttttgtttttttttttttatattgagcTTTAGGACTCTCGAACTAATGACAATTAAAGAACAGGCTCGTTAGATAAGCATGATTAGTCCAGGTTACACATTGCAGAAGCTCACCACAACTTCATGAGTTCATATTGAACTTTTAGCATGAACAATCTTAGTTAGTGATAAAATCATGTTTATGTAAAATTGAccattgattttttatttttcttttattagagTTGTCTCTATGATGCTTGGGCATCTACCACTAAACTACAAGAATCTGTGCGTGCCAAAAGGAGAGAACTACAATTGCTGAAGCATAAATTGAAGCTGGTATTCATCCTCAAAAAGCAAGTACGATCTACCGTTACCCTGTGAATTGTTCATATACTTTTAGCTTGATCATATTTGAGTTTGATTCTCTTCAACATGGAACTTACTGATTACTTGTTTAACTTTGGTATCCAAATTAACATTCTAAACAAAACTTTCACTGTAGATGGTTTATTTGGAAGATTGGGCTGTTTTGGATGAAATTTACATTAGTTCACTTGCTGGAGCTATTAAAGCATTAAAGGCTAGCACTCTCCGCCTGCCTGTTGTTGATGGGGCCACGGTATTtactttttgctttttcttcATTCGTCTATTCCTTCATGATAGATGATAGATAGTGTCATAATGATTTAGTTCATAAAATTTGTACTTTGACActgcataaaataaaatacaatcaTTTTACAACTTAttctaataatataataatatatattaataatgtattaaaatataaaaagtatgattaaaatattaatatattaaattgtcaagtaattatattttttttaaggggATGTAAATATATCATTTCTCATTACTATATATAACATGTTTTGGGAATAATATAAAAATCTCCTGTCAGGCAGATGTATGTAAAGTCAAGGATGTTATCTGTTCAGCGATGGATATAATGAAGGCTATGGGATCCTCCATGTGCTTATTGTTACCAAAGgtatatattctttttctttacCGTACTAAggattttagatattaattatttatgtggATAGTCATACTTAAAAGTATTCAACAATAAAAATTGTTCtagtatatataattttttttctcctatTGAACCAAAatcctttatttttatttattgaaattgtatttgtaaatataattttaataaaaaaatgtaaagcaAAACTTATCAACGTGAGTTGAAGCCATTAAAACCATATATTATACGACTTCTTTATCGAATTTATTACctattttataataaagaataaCCTTTTAAGTACGGTTCCATTGATGTGTCAAAATGTCTGAAAAGTATTTACAATTGATAGGTTGGATATGTAAATTCGTTGGTGGTGGAAGTTGCTAACTTGAGTACGAAGGAGCATGTTTTGCTTGATGAGTGCAGACGCCATTTATCAATGGTTACAACCATGCAGGTAAATTTTGTATCCGAAAAAGAGGTAGGGAAGCTAAAAATATTTTGCTGATTTTCATCAGATGATCATAACATGAAGTTAAAGACGGACATGTTAATCAAATGTATGGCTGCAAGcttattaacaaaatattatttacgcCTGCAGGTTAGAGAGTGTAGCCTTAGATCACATATTTCACAACTGAAGTGCTTACCTGAAACTCAACATTGAAAGTAACAGCAAGAATATAAAGCTCACATTCATTGCTAACGGTGTCGTAAGTTATGATTTTGCGCACTACCAATAGGTATGCTTATCTTGGCCTTGATTAATGCCTACTTGTATGATGATTGATCTTATGCAAATCAAATAGTTAGGAAGTTGATTTTTAAGATGCACGTTTATTTATATAAgccttttttttattgttattttaaaaagcTCAAAAGGATGTATATATAAACCTTGTTGCacaatatattttgtatttgcaTGTTATCTTTTGTATAATTATGATCCGGTTAGTAAGGTATCCGGTTCTTTTACGTTGTCTCTATTATTACAAGGGTTGGTCTGTATTCCATGGAAACTATAAACAGTTCagttgtaatatataaatataatataacattCATTTGCTCCATTAATTTGTACTACGAAACTTAACTACGGGTGCTGATAATCTAGAGCCAATCTGAatctaataaaatttaaaatttatatcattttaacttattaaatttatttaaatttttacaaatgcatttaaaatagattaaatctattttaattcaaaatggATTTGTGTTCACTCGACTCAACATTAACTTTGGCCCACTCATTTCGACATAGACTTTGGTTCATTCGACTCAACATGAAACCTAGTAGACTCAGCTCGACATGGAACCTGTTAGACTCGGCTCGACATGGAACCTAGTAGACTCGGCTCGAAAAAGACTTGGATCGACTCGGCTCGAAAAAGACTCGGATCGACTCGGCTCGATGTTGGCCTGGACCGACTTGGCTTGACATAGTCCCAGACGGACTCAAATTGACATGGGTTCGGACTAACTTAAATCGACATGGGTCTGGGTTGACTCCGCTCAACATATGTCGGGTCGACTCGGTTCGACTTGACTCAACATGGGTTTGGTGCTGACTTGACTTAGGCTTGACCGACTCGGGTTGACATCAGCAAGGGGTCAACTAAGCTCGACATGGGTGTGAGCCGACTCTGCTTGACTTTGGCCTGAGTCAACTCGGATCGACATGGGCCCGCCCGATCGACTCCACATCAACCTAGAGCTACTATACTCGACATCGGTCTGGaccgactcggctcgacatcggcccggacTGATTCAGCTAGACATCGATCCAGACCGACTCAGCTCAACATCATCTTGGATCGACTCTactcgacatcagcctgggCCAACTCTACGCGACATCAGTCgagccaactcagcttaacatgGTCTGTGACCGACTCGGATCGACATGGACTTGGGTCAACTTGGCTCCACATGGGTCTGGGTCGACTCACCAGGACATGGGATGGCCAACTCGGCTTGACAAATGCTCGGGCCACATTGGCTCGACCTCCGCTCTGGTCGACTTGGCTTAACCTGGGTTCGGTGTCGCCTCGACTTGGGCTCTGACCCACTTAGCTCGACTTTGTCCTGGGCCGACTCGGCTCGACTTTGGCTTTGACTGACTTGACCCCGAATCGATTCGGACCGACTTTGCTCGACCTTGACCAAGATTGACTTGACTCAAGCTAGGATCGAGCCAAGTTAAAATTGAACCCAAAATCCATTTTAGAtcatccaaaaatgtatctaatctatatataattcatacccaattaaatggatttgactgaaaatttaaaaatatggttttgagtttgaaaaaaattcatttaaataaattaaaagtaatatagATTTTAATCATTATGAATTAAATTTGGTAATTTGAATTATTTGTCCCTTAAAGTTAGGGTggtcatggattggatttaaaatccatatccattttaactagatcaaatttAAATGGATCTtttttaaatccatttaaagtggattaaatctagattcaatccattttgttaattagattaaattcactttgtcaatcacattaaatccattttgatatGGACACAGACTAAC harbors:
- the LOC137822689 gene encoding QWRF motif-containing protein 2-like — its product is MVEAAISTPKKLSSSPRSPSPFTPKRSHSVEQKRPGTSGSARTTSSSGKTFSNSSTTRSLSVSFQGESFWITVNKAKPTTNNIVSSPKLVAPRKSALDGASSPRGVINSRGQVSFIRPASPNKVSNAVPTSSSSSRGVSPLRLRSGASYNGFNKEPSILSFAVDVKRGRVGENRIVVAHSLRLLHNRLLQWRFVNARADSDLSVQKSNAESCLYDAWASTTKLQESVRAKRRELQLLKHKLKLVFILKKQMVYLEDWAVLDEIYISSLAGAIKALKASTLRLPVVDGATADVCKVKDVICSAMDIMKAMGSSMCLLLPKVGYVNSLVVEVANLSTKEHVLLDECRRHLSMVTTMQVRECSLRSHISQLKCLPETQH